In Alkalibaculum bacchi, a genomic segment contains:
- a CDS encoding ABC transporter permease, producing MRIAKRDELTGNKATYVRIIAILAALVFSGIFLLITGQNPLDVYISMIDGALGSGYRLTETINIAIPLLVASLGMMMAYKMKFWNIGAEGQIFMGAFGATFFALNFNTLPRPLLLILMAIGAMTMGGIWLLIPAYFKGRFGTNETLFTLMMNYVAMKWITYLQYSLWKDPNSMGFPRIANFEENALLPKLFGVHIGWLIALVLVVFVYIYMTRTKTGYELAVIGESENTARYAGISIKSTMFKTMLIGGGIVGLTGMIQVSGISGTLSVELTGGMGYTAVITTWLSGLNAPAAVVVCFLFAMLEQGGSYIQTAFQISASVAQILQSIILFFVLGSEFFIKYKFVRDKKIKEALK from the coding sequence ATGAGAATAGCAAAAAGAGATGAATTAACAGGAAATAAAGCAACATATGTTCGAATTATTGCCATCCTTGCTGCCTTAGTATTTAGCGGAATTTTTTTACTCATTACAGGACAAAATCCTCTAGATGTATATATTTCCATGATAGATGGAGCATTAGGGAGCGGGTATAGATTGACAGAAACCATTAATATAGCCATTCCTCTATTAGTTGCTTCTCTTGGAATGATGATGGCATATAAAATGAAATTTTGGAATATTGGGGCAGAAGGTCAAATCTTTATGGGCGCATTTGGTGCTACTTTCTTTGCCCTTAACTTTAATACACTGCCAAGACCATTGCTTTTAATTCTAATGGCAATTGGCGCAATGACCATGGGTGGGATTTGGCTTCTTATCCCAGCTTATTTTAAAGGAAGATTTGGTACCAATGAGACTTTATTTACCCTTATGATGAACTATGTAGCAATGAAATGGATCACTTATCTTCAATACAGCTTGTGGAAAGATCCCAATTCAATGGGTTTTCCAAGAATCGCAAACTTTGAGGAAAACGCTTTATTGCCAAAATTATTTGGTGTACATATAGGTTGGCTTATAGCCTTAGTATTAGTAGTTTTTGTCTATATTTATATGACGAGAACAAAAACAGGGTATGAGTTAGCCGTTATCGGCGAAAGTGAAAATACGGCAAGATATGCAGGTATTAGTATTAAGAGCACTATGTTTAAAACCATGCTCATTGGCGGAGGAATTGTAGGCTTGACAGGAATGATACAAGTGTCGGGAATCAGCGGTACATTGTCTGTTGAGCTAACAGGCGGTATGGGTTATACGGCTGTTATCACTACATGGCTTTCTGGCTTAAATGCACCTGCTGCAGTAGTAGTATGTTTTCTCTTTGCTATGTTAGAACAAGGGGGATCTTATATACAAACAGCTTTTCAAATTTCAGCATCTGTAGCCCAAATACTTCAATCTATCATCTTGTTTTTTGTTCTAGGTAGCGAGTTTTTTATTAAATATAAATTTGTTCGTGACAAAAAGATAAAGGAGGCTCTTAAATGA
- a CDS encoding ABC transporter ATP-binding protein: protein MTEKIVSMKSISKTFGSVKALSNVNLDLYKGEVHSLLGENGAGKSTLMNILSGIYVPDEGALDIRGKKVRLRSPKDSIDLGIGMIHQHFKLVDVLTAKENIIAGYNKGVFVKGKELTEKIKSTSVKYGLEIDPDKKVYNMSVAEKQRVEILKVLYRGADVLILDEPTAVLTPQETEGLFDIIRNMAKEGCAVVIITHKLNEVMEISDKVTILRKGQSIKTLIKDETNVNELTEEMVGEAIDLSIKRVPLGSRKKVMEIKNMTVLHGDRTKAIDNISFDLYSGEILGVAGIAGSGQKELCDALAGLEKIHSGDVLYQGGSIRGKKPGDIIKMGITMSFVPEDRLGMGLVASMDIVDNVLLKEYQKYHGVMLHKKTSKEKAITIVEQLNVSTPGINNYPVRMLSGGNIQKVLLGREIAADPSVMITAYPSRGLDIASSMLVYDLLNKQKQKDIAVLYIGEDLDVLMQLSDRILVLYNGMITGIVDAKTTTREQLGLLMSGIVEEIDENSKKR, encoded by the coding sequence ATGACAGAGAAAATCGTTTCAATGAAAAGTATATCTAAAACTTTTGGAAGTGTTAAAGCTTTAAGTAATGTAAACCTAGATCTGTACAAAGGAGAGGTTCACTCTCTATTAGGTGAAAATGGTGCGGGAAAGAGTACTCTCATGAATATCCTATCGGGAATCTATGTGCCTGATGAAGGGGCTCTAGATATTAGAGGAAAAAAAGTGAGACTTCGCTCTCCAAAAGACTCTATTGATTTGGGAATTGGCATGATTCACCAACACTTTAAGCTAGTAGATGTTTTGACTGCTAAAGAAAATATTATTGCAGGTTATAACAAAGGGGTCTTTGTCAAAGGTAAAGAACTAACGGAAAAGATTAAATCCACTTCCGTAAAATATGGCTTAGAAATAGATCCAGATAAAAAAGTTTACAATATGTCTGTAGCAGAAAAACAAAGAGTTGAAATCCTCAAAGTTCTTTATCGCGGTGCGGATGTTCTCATACTAGATGAGCCGACAGCAGTACTGACACCACAGGAGACGGAAGGTTTATTTGATATTATACGCAATATGGCCAAAGAAGGATGTGCCGTAGTCATTATAACTCATAAATTAAACGAGGTAATGGAAATCAGCGATAAAGTGACCATCCTCAGAAAAGGTCAGTCTATAAAGACCCTAATCAAAGATGAGACGAATGTCAATGAATTGACGGAAGAAATGGTAGGAGAAGCTATTGATTTGTCCATTAAGAGGGTTCCCTTAGGCTCTAGAAAAAAAGTCATGGAGATCAAAAACATGACTGTATTACATGGGGATCGGACAAAGGCAATCGACAATATTAGCTTTGATCTGTACAGTGGAGAAATCCTAGGTGTAGCGGGAATTGCAGGTAGCGGTCAAAAGGAACTTTGTGATGCTCTAGCAGGTCTAGAAAAGATTCATTCTGGTGATGTCTTATATCAAGGCGGAAGCATTCGTGGGAAAAAACCTGGAGATATTATTAAAATGGGAATTACCATGAGCTTTGTTCCAGAGGATCGATTGGGAATGGGTCTCGTAGCATCTATGGACATTGTAGATAATGTTTTACTTAAAGAATACCAAAAATACCATGGGGTTATGCTCCATAAAAAAACCTCTAAAGAAAAAGCGATAACCATTGTAGAGCAGTTAAATGTATCTACACCAGGTATTAATAATTATCCTGTTCGGATGCTATCTGGTGGAAATATTCAGAAAGTCCTTCTTGGAAGGGAAATTGCAGCTGATCCAAGCGTTATGATTACTGCCTATCCATCTAGAGGCCTCGATATTGCCTCGTCTATGTTGGTTTACGATCTTTTAAATAAACAAAAACAAAAAGATATCGCAGTTCTCTATATTGGAGAAGATTTAGATGTATTGATGCAGCTGAGCGACCGAATTTTAGTCTTGTATAATGGCATGATTACAGGCATTGTAGATGCAAAGACTACAACGAGAGAGCAATTAGGTTTACTAATGTCAGGTATCGTGGAGGAAATAGATGAGAATAGCAAAAAGAGATGA